Proteins co-encoded in one Ananas comosus cultivar F153 linkage group 15, ASM154086v1, whole genome shotgun sequence genomic window:
- the LOC109720955 gene encoding FAD-linked sulfhydryl oxidase ERV1 isoform X1 → MSENPLEPLLKTLDSISRCVQTHLSRVFVAPQNASPKPTLLRPLLSFSPTPVAPDSTTSPIKEKKAAPLTKEELGRATWTLLHSIAAQYPDHPTRQQKRDVKELMAIISRLYPCKECADHFKEVLKANPVQAGSQAEFSQWLCHVHNVVNRSLGKVIFPCQRVNARWGKLDCKDRSCDLEGTVDIKTLTSHT, encoded by the exons ATGTCGGAGAACCCCTTGGAGCCCCTCCTCAAAACCCTAGACTCAATCTCGCGCTGCGTCCAAACTCACCTCTCCCGCGTCTTCGTCGCCCCCCAAAACGCTTCTCCAAAACCCACGCTGCTTCGTCCCCTCTTATCCTTCTCGCCGACTCCCGTGGCTCCGGATTCTACCACTTCACCCATAAAG GAGAAAAAGGCGGCGCCTTTAACGAAGGAGGAGCTCGGGAGGGCGACGTGGACTCTGCTCCACAGCATTGCGGCCCAG TATCCTGATCACCCAACAAGGCAGCAGAAAAGAGACGTGAAAGAATTG ATGGCTATAATATCTCGACTTTACCCTTGTAAAGAATGTGCCGATCATTTTAAGGAAGTGTTGAA AGCGAATCCCGTACAAGCAGGATCACAAGCTGAATTCTCTCAATGGCTATGTCATGTACACAATGTGGTTAATCGAAG CCTAGGGAAAGTGATATTTCCCTGTCAGAGAGTGAACGCTCGATGGGGTAAGTTGGATTGTAAGGATCGGTCCTGTGATTTGGAAGGCACTGTCGACATCAAAACTTTAACTTCCCACACCTGA
- the LOC109720955 gene encoding FAD-linked sulfhydryl oxidase ERV1 isoform X2, producing MSENPLEPLLKTLDSISRCVQTHLSRVFVAPQNASPKPTLLRPLLSFSPTPVAPDSTTSPIKEKKAAPLTKEELGRATWTLLHSIAAQMAIISRLYPCKECADHFKEVLKANPVQAGSQAEFSQWLCHVHNVVNRSLGKVIFPCQRVNARWGKLDCKDRSCDLEGTVDIKTLTSHT from the exons ATGTCGGAGAACCCCTTGGAGCCCCTCCTCAAAACCCTAGACTCAATCTCGCGCTGCGTCCAAACTCACCTCTCCCGCGTCTTCGTCGCCCCCCAAAACGCTTCTCCAAAACCCACGCTGCTTCGTCCCCTCTTATCCTTCTCGCCGACTCCCGTGGCTCCGGATTCTACCACTTCACCCATAAAG GAGAAAAAGGCGGCGCCTTTAACGAAGGAGGAGCTCGGGAGGGCGACGTGGACTCTGCTCCACAGCATTGCGGCCCAG ATGGCTATAATATCTCGACTTTACCCTTGTAAAGAATGTGCCGATCATTTTAAGGAAGTGTTGAA AGCGAATCCCGTACAAGCAGGATCACAAGCTGAATTCTCTCAATGGCTATGTCATGTACACAATGTGGTTAATCGAAG CCTAGGGAAAGTGATATTTCCCTGTCAGAGAGTGAACGCTCGATGGGGTAAGTTGGATTGTAAGGATCGGTCCTGTGATTTGGAAGGCACTGTCGACATCAAAACTTTAACTTCCCACACCTGA